Below is a window of Quercus robur chromosome 6, dhQueRobu3.1, whole genome shotgun sequence DNA.
AAAGCCCTCTGATGTTGAATTGCTAGGTAATAGTGCAGCCAAAAAAGGGTAATCTGTTGCTAAGGCTCTTTGCTATTGGAGAGATGAGCATGTCTAGCAGTAAAAAGGGTTGCTATCGATTAGACCATTTCTTATTAGACTGCTGGATAATAATAGATATGCCCAGTTGTATGAGGGTTTGCTGATAAAGCCCTCTGATGTTGAACTGCTGGGTAATAATGCAGCTAAAGAAGGGTAATCTGTTGCTGAGGCCCTTTGTTGCTGGAGAGATGAACATGTCCAGCAGTAAAAAGGGTTGTTGTCGATTAGACCCTTTCTTATTAGACTGCTGGATAATAATAGATCTACCCAGCTGTATGAGAGTTTGCTGATAAGGCCTTCTAATGTTGAATTGCTAGGTAATAATGCAGCCAAAGAAGGGTAATCTGTTGCTGAGGCCTTTTGCTACTGGAGAGATGAACATGTCCAGCGGTAAATAGGGTTGCTGTCGATTAGACCTTCTCTTGCTTGAAGTAATGATACACATTTCCAGCGAAATaagaggttttatttatttattttttattttattattttttgtgtgtgtgcagATAAGGCTCTCTCTTGCTGAAGAGATGAATATGCCTAGCGGTAAGAGGAGTTTCTACTGATGAGTCCATCTTTCACTGGAATGATAGATAATAATAGAGACCCTCAACGGTGAGAGAGGTTTTTCCTGCTGAGGCTCTCTATGGCTGGAATGACAGATAATAGTGAAGATCTCCAGCGGTAAGAGGGGTTTCTGTTGCTGGGGCCCTCTGTGACTGGAACGACCGATAGTAGTGAAGATCTCCAGCGGTAAGAGGGTTTTCTGCTGCTAAGGTCCTCTGTGGTTGGTATGATGGATAAGAGTGAATATCTCTAGCGGTAAGAAGGGTTTCTACTGCTAAGGCCCTCTGTGGCTGGTATGATGGATAAGAGTGAATATCCCCAATGGTAAGAGGGTTTTCTGTTGCTGAGGCCCTCTGTGGCTGGAATGATAGAtaatagtaaattattttagCAATAGGAGGAGTTTCTTTTGATGAAGATAAGCTTGCTTTTGGGGAAGAGATCAGCTTTTATGGGGTCAATAAGCTTGTAATAAGTATGTTGCAAGCCTTGGTGCAGCTCTAATGATAGAGAGACACGTGGAATAGCATTTTCTTGAATAATAATGATGTAATATTATTGTAACTTAGCGTCGTGAGCTGCTAGATCAAGAGATTTTGAGTATTGGGAGTCAAGTTCTCCTCCATGACATGTGATTCTAGACTTTGGAGGCATGACATGGCAATACATGCAactccccagtggagtcgccaaaagtTCGAGGGCCTTTTTCGGTTGCCCAGCCACGTGTGGTCCGTTGAAGGGGTGACCTTACTAGGCCCATGTTCTTTTTGGAGAGTTGCCTTCGGAACTCAACATTGGGCCACGTGGTCCAATGGCTATCAATGtttttttaagcctacaaaaccATTAAAGCCAAAGTCTAAGAATCACAACAATGGTCAAATAAATATACAATACGCGTTTGATAAGATAGCTTTGATTAGTACTTGTAATAACAGTTGAAATAAAGTAGTATTTATTTAGAGGTAAAGTAATCATGtactcaatgatgtaaatttaaagatatggaagcaaagtcacttatctttgtatggtttaTAACTCTAGCCGTGTAGCATCAGTGAGCTGATAGGACTTAAGCAGAATGCCAGCGGTAGAGGCTAGTTAAGTTTACCCCtcttatcatgcatttaaatgagtttaagcCTTGGTTAATAATTGTAATAGTAGttggaataaagtaatatgtatttaaatgtgaagtaatcaagtactcaatgatgtaaatttaaagatatggaagCAAAGTCACTTATCTCTGATGGTTTGCAGCCCTAGTAATGTAGCATCAGTGAGTAGACAGCATCCCAACAGAATGACTCCAGCAATAGAGGGGCAATTTTCCATGATAACTTCAAGATTgaagggaaaaatgggtgcaactggaTGGAGAGAGAGTATGCCCAACTGTGTGTAAAGGCTGGTTAAGTTTGCCCttcttatcatgcacttaaatgaatTTTCCCCTTTGACAATACTCTTTTAGTTGTTGTGAAGTTATGAATAGTGTTGCCTTTTgtgagaagggcttttgtatGGAGTActtgtgccttctaagagaagggcttTATGTAAGATAGATTTGTGTCTTCCGTGAGAAGAGCTTTGATATGAGATCTTGGTGCGTACTAGGAGAAATGCTTTAATATTAGAAGTTcgtgccttccatgagaagggttTTTATAAGATAGGTGGAGAAGAGTATTGAGATGTGTTTATAAGCAGCAAAACAGTAGAATTTCAGAGTGAGAGATTATGAGAGTGGAACTTAGAAGAGTTGTGGTGTGTTATATGTAATGGTGTAGTAAGTGTGTATGGGATTGTGTAAGAGAAGTGGAGAAAGAGATGTTTAGAGATATGGGTagcaagatatatatattttcagaaTATGGAGAGTGAGATAATGAGTATAAGAGAGTAATAGTGTTGTAGTGTGTTTTGCAAAGTTGATAGGATTTACTGCTAGGATTTTCTGCTGGAGGATGGATGAGGGCTTATGAAGGCATTTATGAGCTAAGGGCTGAAGAGTTTAGTTCCTcatttagaaactaaaaaactcAGAAGCTTAGAACTTCATTGAGAGCTTAAGAAGATcattagagggagagagaatagaTAAGTTCATGAGAGATTTGTTCTTCCCCCTTGGTGTCCCCCCTTGAGGTGTTGATGGGGGGTTCCCTTTAGAGTTGAGTTTAAGGGGGGATTTAGCAAATAATCTCAGCCAAAATCTGTCCAAACTAGCAATGAATTTTCAGAGAATCCATCCTAAGATTTGGCTAAAAATGGTATGTTTAGGTTTAAGGTGTTCTTGCTGTTTTGGGTAAGAGTTGCAGGGGAAAGAGCAGTAGAAAATGAAGGTATTTTggcaagaaaaataaagttactttagttggttttggttttaacCAAATGTGGAAAATCAGTAATGCTAAGGCTGTTGGGTCAATTGTTACATCTATTCTGAAAAAGGTGTCCCAGCTATCAGGAAAAGTTGTAATAGCTATCGTGAGACAGCTGTTGCTTTGGGTAGAAGCAGATGAGGTTAGCTAGGTGATTTTAGATTGCTGGAGATGACATTCAACATTTATTTAATGGATTTGGTTGAAAATGGTAAAATCTCTTTCAAGGGTATCTCACTATTTTGGGTATAGCAGCTGGTTACTGGGATTTCAGCATTAAATGGCTGATGATATCACTTCTAGCTAGGTGTGAAGTGCTGAATACATTGCTAGGGTTCTGCTggaaatgttttcttttttgggtgtttgtgtttatggTCGAAGGTtctattacaacacatttttagCAAGTAATAGAAGGATTGGTTGAAAGTTAATGAAACTTTAGAGATTAGTCAAGGCCTCATAGTGTTGTGACATAATCTTGGTAAGCaagaagagtatttaatgcTCTATTCTAGCAATTGGTAGAGAAATATATTGTCTGATTGTGGTAGACAGCAGTTGGGTATAAgagatatcatgaatattttgtatatagttggagattaaagatagccaatcagattaggccatgtgtttgagttggatttCAGCTGAAAGTAGTAATGTAGTTtatgtagaataatataatgaagtttctaaatttgtatagCAACAGCTGGGGATTGAATGAACAGTTATTTTGTTAGCAGTTAGATGGCTGGAGATATTGAGTATGTGTCATATGATGAAAGTTAAGTTTTAGGAAAAGAGCGATGGGGAGTCTTATCATTTTAAGTGCTATGTGATAAGAGATGCTTATCATATATTACTCGCTATACACGAACTCGTCAGAGTTCAGGGAGTTGAAGAAGACACGCCAAGcaacatgttttttttatctACTTTGAACCGCTAGAGCTTTACTAAACGTacctcttggccctccaaaccacgactcctAAAGTTTCCCCGAAGAGACTCATGAGATTGGATCATAAGCCGAAGATGAGATGACGTACCTTgggttttgttgtcattttgtgtGAATATGGGCTTTTGTTGAAAAAGCCGCATTCCATAAATATGAGAGAGGTAGTATAGGCAGTGAACTTTGATTCCTTGTGTGAGCCCAATCCATATGTTGATATTGATGATATCGTGGGGTTATGATCCCAATTGATGAAGAGGAAATGTGGACCATGAATCCGTCTCTTGAAGTAAGGATCTCGCGGGCCATGTGAGCCCAGTCCATGTAGTTGAATGAGATATGagcttattttgggttttaaagagatttacccaaaaaatcaataatatgttaAAGTGACATGGGTTGCCAATGAAGTAATGTCATGTGGGCTGAAAAAAGAGTCCTCAACACTCATTATcgtgatggtggtggtgttttGTGGCAATGAATGAAGGAGGTTTTGCTTTGAGAGCTTTGGCCATGGAGGTTTGTGCATTTGAGAGTCAGAGAAGCAGGTAAAGAGAAAGGACATAGAGTGTTAGTGGAGAGAAAGGACACAAAGTGtgattgaagagagagaaatacgagatatttttaataaaataatatgttttctTTTACATTCTAAGCTACAGTAGGTTGTATATATGAGAACTAACTGTTCACAgttgctaaaaataaaaaaacaatatcaaCTGGGATAATGCCAATTTTTTGCTTGTTGGTTGGTAAAATAGCaattgggggggagggggggggggggggtttacaccctcccaatgctaatgctcttataagttataaccacCTCCTTGATGATTGTTATGACATTCTGAAACTTGGGCGGCTCAACCACTCGGCCATTTAAGCAATTGATTAATTCTTACAAATGAAAGGAGGCTCCTCCTAAaatagaatatattttatttatatgtcttatagaattgtaaaaaatgtattgaaaaaaaaaaaaaaaaaagtaagtgtTGACATTTTCTATTAGCCAATAGAATGTCTTGTCTTACAATAAAcatttaatgaataaaaattatttttaaaaatctattacACTATTTTCAAGCATTCTATTAATAGGTTTTATTATGTTTGCAATAATTTCGAGTGTAAAATTTTTCAATCtcccaattttttataaaatttttttggttaaagggATAATCTATTAGActaaatagaaatagaaacaattttgttacaaaaattATCTATCTTATCAAGAGCAAGCACATTCACCATCACAGATGGATCCCATTTTGGCTAGTGCATTTGCACACTGATTAGCTTCCTTGAAGACATGATCAATCCAAGGCCTAGGTAAGGTCCTCAATAGGTTTTTGCAATTAGATAGTTGGGGTTCTAAAGCAAGATTAGCAatataatttctcatcaacaaaaGCACAAAAGATAAAGCATCTAGCTtaacaattagattttttattcCTAGAAAAGAGGCAAGGGCAATGCACATCAAGGGTGAAACCTCTTGAACCCAAGACTTCACAAGGGATGCTATTATGACAAACTAGATGGaagaataatattatttttggattAGATTTAATTTTCCAAACCCAAGAGTTactcatcttttctttctttatcaaaattaaaactaGAATtaatagttttccaaaaaaaaaaaatcattaataaaatctGTTATTAAATACCTAAAGTCCAACATTGCCAAGAGAGATAGTGACCATCTCAAACACGATAATTATTCATATACTTAttgtttagatttatttttagaattaaaagttttaaattacGTTATATGAAAATAGTCTAATTaacatattaaattatataaaaagtgctaattatttttttgatgcaTGTATTgcttataaaatattaactaaCAATACATTTTTACATTTGGGTATGCAAAAGAAGTTatccaaaattaaatttgataaaatccTATTAAGATTGACAATAtcacaaaaaatattaagtgagTGACGGGAgggaaaaaattttccttccaacaAATAAGATTTATGTTGGGTTGGAGGGTCTAAACCGAAACTTGACGATGGGCTTGATACACAAcccaaaggctatcggtgaAGATCCAAGGAATTCACTATATTTTATGCCTTGGGCCTAGATTGGAACTGACAAGAGTAGCCCATAAACAATCCCTACAGCGGACACATTAACACGGTTAAAAAGCATACTGCAAGAAATAACCCAGCAATAAAGTGTTTCTGCAGAAAACAGCCCAGCGGTAAGGTGTTTCTGTAGAAAATAGCCCAGCGGTAAAGTGTTTCTATGGAAAATAGCCCAGCGGTAAAGTAAGATAAAACAGGATAAACCTTCAGCCATTAGCTACTTCACAAACTAAGGAAAATATCTACATTTTCAAACTCATCATCTGTTAGCTCTAGAGAGGAGTCTTCTAATACAACAATATGAGAGAAAAATTTTATAGTAACAGTTACATCATAACCATTGATAgtaaaagaataagtaaatatcatGGGTTCCATTATGACAAATAATGAGGAAAACTTAGTGtaagatgaagggagagagaaagatccCAACTAGCACAGCAAGATCATTATGGTGCCAAGACATGCTCGTGAGTATAGTGAGTAATGGGTAGAGAGAGTCATTTGTGAGTAGTATGAGTAATGAATGAGAGTGTATAGTAAGGCTGCTAGAGCTTTCCGCTGGGGGTAGATAAGTGTTTATGAGTAGAGTTATGAGAAGTGTTTTTGAGCTAGGAGCTGGGGAACTTTGTTTCTAGGCTTGAAATTAAGAACTCAGTAACTTTTTCAGAGCTTAGAGGAGGCTTAAATAGAGTGGTTAAGGAAAATTCTTTCCTTGTGTATGTCTTAGTGTATCTTGGTCTCCTTAGTGTGTTGGTTAAGCATTAATGGAGAGTTCTATTTATATCTGGGTTTTTAAGGGGTGATTAGCAAATAATCTCTACTAAATCTTTCTCAATCCTCAGAAAATCCTTAGAGAATCGTTCCTAGAATTTTAGCTAATAGTGGTAAGCTCAACTTTTAGAAGGTTGTTGCTGTTTTGGGTAATAACAGCTAGGATTCTGACTTAGTACTGAATGTTGATGGGCCTTGGTTGATGGGATTAGAGCATGCTttaggctaatgatcttggTTATGCTGCAACTAGAATCAGAGCTCCCTAAGGCAGATTAGAtcaccccaagccaggtgttAACTTTGGAGCCCTTGTTGGGAACTCTACTAGGATCCCCTTGGTGCACCTTaaaccacatttccctaagTTTCCTTATTTGGGATTCATGTGCTTGGTCCATAAACCAGAGAATACAcatttttagtatgaaaatgagCTGATTTCATGTTATTTCAGGAGCTTTAATGGCTTGATCATGGCTGCTCTTGATTTTTGACTGGCTAggttggagaagaaagaagggacAGCTAGCTGAAGCTTCCCAGATTTTTGTCACATCCCTCTCAGCTTTATGTCACATGAGAAATGATGGGATTTCAGCTTGTGAAGGAAGGATTCAACCCTTGAGGGACACGTGTCCTCTTTTGATCTAATTGGACAAGTTGGGACCTGATGGGAAGGGGCTCCAGCTGTTCAGTTGTTGCTGAAATTTGGCTGGTCAGCTCATGTGACCAGTGACCTCCAGCTGCTAGGATTTGTGTATAGGCTGGGCCGGCTCAGCTGGGCTTTGTAGTTGAGCTCCTTTGAGCTTGGTTATCACTACAAAATGAAGAGTTTTGCCATGGGTGATATTCATGGGCTTTTGTAATTAGTtgattatggaaaaaaaataggcATAGTTCCCATAAATTTTGTGGAAGAGATATTTTTTGAGAGATGAGtaatttatatttcccatgagttAGGGACTTAGTATATGTAAAGCTAGTGTTGAAATAATACTTGATTTTGTAAATATGTGCCAAAATATCATTTGGGTTTTATGAAATAGTTACCAAATTAATacttgggctttgtaaaataggtgCCAAATTAACATTTGGGTTTTGAGCataaagtaattgtttttgccaaaataatattttgggctttgtaaaatagttgccaaaatagaTTTGGGCTTTTGTAGGAATAGTTgccaaattattatttgggcTTTTAGAGATAGTTGCCGaattagcatttgggctttgtaggattttgtaaaaatattgcagTGTAGCAACGAACTTAGTAGAAGTGCCATATCATAACGGGTTTTAGAGGTGCCGTATCGTAGCGGGCTTTGAAGTTGCCGCATCATAGCGGGTTTCGTAAAGGTGCCATGTAGCAATGGGCTTTGGATGTGCCGTGTAGCAACAGGCTTTGTAAAGatgccgtgtagcaacgggctttggAGGTGCCGCATCGTAGCGGTGTCGTGTAGCAACAGGCTTTATAAAGGTGTCGTGTAACAACGGGCTTTGGAtgtgccgtgtagcaacgggctttgtaAAGAGACCGTGTAGCAACAGGCTTTGTAAAGATgtcgtgtagcaacgggctttggaggtgccgtgtagcaacgaGCTTTGTAAATATGCCATATAGCAACAGGCTTTGGAGAGggttttgttgggctttttggattTTTCCACAAGGTTAGTGCTTTTGGGCTTTTTATAGAGATGGTATAATTTTGTGACTCAATATGGTAGCAATATGGTGAGTATTTTTGTGAAAGCCCAAGTTGGATAATATGTGGGCTATAATGGGTAATATCCATGAGAGGGCCCAAGGCAGTTTATGAGCTTGTGTATAGAGTATTTGTGAAGGCCCAATAACATGGAGAATATTTGGGTAATATATATGAGGAATATTTATGTGAGCTCAAAATAATTAATGGGCTTGTGTGGGTATTTTTGTGATGGGCTAATGAAATTAAAGCCcgaaaatttgtacctcaacagTGAGTTAGTGATATTaccaattgaaaagaaaattttagtggAACTTGAACACAAAAACATAATTAGTAGTAATCATGCATCTCCAAAAGcaaggaaaatatatttttaaatgaaaaatatcaaaacataaatattacttagttaatatttaaaaaataagaaaaattcccactataaatacatttattctattatattaattattttaagtttttcaatatgtattatttatttaagtataataaaattttgatgtcatttttctaaaatttatatgagaaataattaatttgaaatatgaTATTCTTGCTCAAATTGAGTTGGTTTTAAAACAATTGAAACAAActctaacaaaagaaaaaaaaaattaataacacaatcaagaagtaaaaaaaataattgaaggatattttcatttttattttatcaaaacgATATTTGCATTATTGAGTaggcaataaaaaaatttggttttacCAACTACAGTGTTCTTTGTTAAACAACTTGTACTGTTTCCATGTTATGTCTCCTAGTTGTAGGGTTTTGATTGTCTCGCACTTCTTTTACACACCATCCCGATATATAATGTGTTAAATATGgaaattcttgaaaaatgtGGATACCTAATGTGAAAGAAAGTGTCCATATTATGAATATGGAGTGCACATTAGGACCTAATTTTCCTTGTTTATTATTCTTCTCTTTATAATTCCATTGGAGAATTGGCTAAACTAAGCTAATTCTAATTTAATCATGCCAAACAGGGAAAACCAAGGAGTTGCTATTAAAATGTTGTCATAAACATGtatgagtaatgctagagatacataattttttacaaactacttATGTGAGGAGTagttattgataaatgaaaaagcGATATTAATGGTAAGTCCAGATAAAAATTAATCAGAAATTGGCCACATCAACGGTTTAAAATGGTTTGTGGCTGTAGCATTATTCAACATGTATTGCTGATTGTGGCCACAATGGATATGCTGGGTCTGTTTTCTAGTCCAATTTAAGGACAATGAATAGGTTTATTACATGTGTTGAGCCTTAAGTTTTTAAGCCTTAAAAGATTCTAATATGATTATATCACTAAATCCACTGAAAGAACTTGGATTTTTTAATCACCACTTCATAAATGGTGAAAATAGTTGTAAAATTTGTGTCAATAAAAATGGTTGCGTGATGGATGAATGGGCAGGAACCAGTCAATACACTGCAGAAAAGGCCAGAGACATCAAAGACTCGGCAAAAGAGAAGGTGAACACTGCTACAGAAAAGGCTAGTGATATAACAAACGCAGCAAAAGAGAAAGCCAATGAAGCTGCAAATGCAGCAAAGGAGAAGGCTAGTACCATAAAGAATAAATCAGGAGAAAAAACAAACGAGGCAACACAGAAGGCTAATGAGTCAACGGAAAGAGCATCCCAAAAGGCAGAGGAGGCAAAGGAAAAGACATCTCAGACAGCAAAGGAAGCAGCAAATAGAGCCTCAGAAGCAAAAGAGAGAGTAGCCCAAAAGGCAGGAGAGACCAAAGAGAAGACATCTCAAAAGGCTGAGGAAGCCCAGGAAACAGCTAGGGAAATGGGAAAGAGTGCTGTAGGGGAAGCCAAGAAGAAGCAGTATGATACAGAGGAGCATCTAAGTTGGGCCACGGAAGAAGCTAAAGAAGCTTATGATGTATCTACAAACAAAGCAGAAGAGACTGTAGAGTCTGCTAAGGACACCATTGCCTCTAACTATGAGGCAGCCAAGCAAAAGTCTAAGAAGATCAAAGATAATGTAGCTGGTAGAGGTCGTGATGAGGAACTCTGAGCTAATCTAGCTACAAAAATGCATGGTTGATTGacatttcttttgttgttgttgatcaGATTCTGCATGTTGTATTATAATAGTTTCTGTGCATGGAGTCTGGTGTTTCGTGTAATTCTCTTTTGGTGTCAGTGAAATCTATGGGTTGGTCAATATTGTAGTATGAAGCTATACTTGaccttctctgttttttttcttttctatctcttttctttATGAAAGCAGTGAATTGCACTCTAATTAGTAGAGTCTAAGTtgtcttttcttctctcttattATTATGAATCGTTCTAATATTTTAGTTTGCAAGGAACATAAATTGTTCCAACACCATTGCTACTTGAAATTCGTAACAATCAAGCACCTTTAGGACCACTCAAGTTTCTTGCCATTAGTATGTGAGGTTTCACAACCAGAACAGATAAGGGAGTTGAAGTGGAAAGATTTTTCTGATGATATTTTATTTAGGCAGAGGCGAATTAACGGTTGATCAACTTCAGCTTTCTGAAAATCAATTGAAATGTTATACCTTATATATGAAATTGAAAAGCTTCTGATTAAAGCTGAAAGACCCTCCACCTATGCCTTTACTGATATCTCTTATTAGGGAAAGGAATAATAGACTCCTTGAAGAAGAACTGAGTTATGATAGGGAAGCATTGGCTGTAGAGTATACCTCATCATATACAAAATTGAACATTCTACAAAAACGTGTATGTGATCGGGTTGTCCAAGCTGTTTTGAAAGGTGAAGGAAAGATGTTCTTTTTGAATGGGCATGGTGGAACTGGCAAAACTTTTGCGTATAATTTGGAAGATAGTAAATCTG
It encodes the following:
- the LOC126689723 gene encoding late embryogenesis abundant protein D-29, with protein sequence MIISLNPLKELGFFNHHFINGENSCKICVNKNGCVMDEWAGTSQYTAEKARDIKDSAKEKVNTATEKASDITNAAKEKANEAANAAKEKASTIKNKSGEKTNEATQKANESTERASQKAEEAKEKTSQTAKEAANRASEAKERVAQKAGETKEKTSQKAEEAQETAREMGKSAVGEAKKKQYDTEEHLSWATEEAKEAYDVSTNKAEETVESAKDTIASNYEAAKQKSKKIKDNVAGRGRDEEL